In Strigops habroptila isolate Jane chromosome 7, bStrHab1.2.pri, whole genome shotgun sequence, the following are encoded in one genomic region:
- the S100P gene encoding protein S100-P, whose translation MSQLETAMGMIIAVFDNYAKADGNRQTLTKAELKTLLENEFPNFLASGKDKDAIDTVFKNLDENGDSEVDFKEFVIFVAALTCCCHKYFEQITAK comes from the exons ATGTCTCAGCTGGAAACGGCGATGGGAATGATCATTGCTGTCTTTGACAACTATGCAAAGGCTGATGGCAACAGGCAAACCCTCACCAAAGCAGAACTAAAGACCCTCCTGGAAAACGAATTCCCAAACTTCCTCGCG tcagGGAAGGACAAGGATGCTATCGACACAGTCTTCAAGAACTTGGATGAAAATGGTGATTCCGAAGTAGACTTCAAAGAATTTGTCATCTTTGTGGCAGCTCTGACTTGCTGCTGTCACAAATATTTTGAGCAGATAACTGCCAAATAA